In Paramormyrops kingsleyae isolate MSU_618 chromosome 13, PKINGS_0.4, whole genome shotgun sequence, a single window of DNA contains:
- the LOC111846712 gene encoding tropomodulin-2-like: MALPFSKDLEKYKDVNEDELLNKLTEEELKQLECALEELDPENALLPAGMRQKSQTSKAATGPLDRERLLSFLEKEAMEHQDREDVVPFKGEKKGKVWVPKQKPVEAHQEDTTTLDPELEEALSGATNTELCDLAAILGVHTLVTNAQSYDGTCSKGGYSNVIKGETVKPVFDEPPNPTNVEETLQRIKANDPTLKEVNLNNLKNIPIPTLKDFAKAMEKNTHVKKFSLAATRSNDPIAVAFADMLRSNKTLKSLNLESNFITSAGVQALVEALRDNDTLTEIKIDNQRQQLGTKVEMEIAKMLESNHSITKFGYHFTQQGPRARAAAAVTKNNDLVRRKRVEGDA; this comes from the exons ATGGCGCTGCCCTTCTCGAAAGACCTGGAGAAGTACAAGGACGTCAACGAGGATGAGCTCCTGAACAAGCTGACTGAAGAGGAGCTTAAGCAGCTGGAATGTGCTCTGGAGGAACTGGACCCAGAG aatgcactgctgcCAGCAGGCATGCGTCAGAAGAGCCAGACCAGCAAGGCTGCCACCGGCCCCTTGGACAGGGAACGCCTGCTGAGCTTCCTGGAGAAGGAGGCGATGGAGCACCAGGACCGGGAAGACGTAGTTCCGTTTAAGGGCGAGAAGAAAG gcaaagtTTGGGTGCCGAAGCAGAAGCCAGTTGAAGCTCACCAGGAGGACACAACCACACTGGACCCAGAACTGGAAGAAGCCCTTTCGGGGGCCACAAACACGGAGCTGTGCGACCTGGCGG CTATTCTTGGAGTACATACCCTGGTGACTAATGCACAGAGCTACGATGGCACCTGCAGTAAAGGAGGCTACAGCA ATGTCATCAAGGGGGAGACGGTGAAGCCGGTCTTCGACGAGCCGCCCAACCCCACCAACGTGGAGGAGACCCTGCAGAGGATCAAGGCCAACGACCCAACTCTGAAGGAGGTCAACTTGAACAACCTCAAG AACATTCCCATCCCGACACTGAAGGACTTTGCCAAAGCCATGGAAAAGAACACTCACGTGAAGAAGTTCAGCCTTGCGGCAACTCGGAGCAACGATCCCATTGCTGTG GCCTTTGCTGACATGTTGAGGAGCAACAAGACCCTGAAGAGTCTGAACCTGGAGTCCAACTTCATCACCAGTGCTGGTGTTCAGGCCCTGGTGGAGGCGCTGCGGGATAACGACACGCTGACAGAAATCAAGATCGACAATCAG CGACAGCAGTTGGGGACCAAGGTGGAGATGGAAATTGCCAAGATGCTGGAGAGCAACCATAGCATCACCAAGTTCGGCTACCATTTCACCCAGCAGGGCCCAAGGGCGCGGGCAGCGGCTGCTGTCACGAAGAACAATGATCTAG TTCGCCGAAAGCGGGTGGAAGGCGACGCGTAG